The Pseudomonas sp. GD03919 region CAACACCAGCCTTAAACAGCACCTGAACACGCCAAGCGAAGAGGGTCAGACCCTGCGCGGCGCCGTGGAGAAGGCGCTGCACAACTACTTCGCCCATCTCGAGGGTGCTGACGTCACGGACGTGTACAACCTGGTGCTCACCGAAGTCGAAGCACCGCTGCTGGAAACCGTAATGAATCACGTGAAAGGTAACCAGACCAAGGCGTCCGAGCTGCTCGGCCTGAACCGCGGTACGCTGCGCAAGAAGCTCAAGCAGTACGACCTGCTGTAACCCTGAACTCCCGAAAAGGGCGGCCCGCATGAGCCGCCTTTTTTGCTGATATCCCCGCTCTGATGGATAGTGAAATGACCGACCAGACCACCCTTCTGCCCGTCCGCCGCGCGCTGATCAGCGTTTCCGACAAGACCGGTGTCCTCGACTTCGCTCGCGAACTGGCCGCCCTCGGTGTCGAGATCCTCTCCACCGGCGGCACCTACAAGCTGCTCAAGGACAACGGCGTGGCCGCAGTGGAAGTCGCTGACTACACCGGTTTCCCGGAAATGATGGACGGCCGCGTGAAGACCCTGCACCCGAAGATCCACGGCGGCATCCTCGGCCGTCGCGCCTTGGACGGCGCGGTGATGGAACAGCACGGCATCAAGCCGATCGACCTGGTCGCGGTCAACCTCTATCCCTTCGAAGCCACCGTGGCCAAGCCCGATTGCGACCTGGCCGACGCCATCGAGAACATCGACATCGGCGGCCCGACCATGGTCCGCAGCGCGGCGAAGAACCATAAGGACGTCGCCATCGTGGTCAACACCGGCGACTACGCCGGCATCGTCGCCTCCCTCAAGGCCGGCGGCCTGAGCTACGCCCAGCGTTTCGACCTGGCGCTGAAGGCCTTCGAACACACCGCTGCCTACGACGGCATGATCGCCAACTACCTGGGCACCATCGACCAGGCCCGTGACACCCTGTCCACCGAAGGTCGCGGCGCCTTCCCGCGCACCTTCAACAGCCAGTTCGTCAAGGCACAGGAAATGCGCTACGGCGAGAACCCGCACCAGAGCGCGGCGTTCTACGTCGAGGCGAAGAAGGGCGAAGCCAGCGTCTCCACCGCCGTGCAACTGCAAGGCAAGGAACTGTCGTTCAACAACGTGGCCGACACCGACGCCGCGCTGGAATGCGTGAAGAGCTTCGTCAAGCCGGCCTGCGTCATCGTCAAGCACGCCAACCCCTGCGGCGTCGCCGTTGTACCGGAAGACGAGGGCGGCATTCGCAAGGCCTACGACCTGGCCTACGCCACCGACACCGAATCGGCCTTCGGCGGCATCATCGCCTTCAACCGCGAGCTGGATGGCGAAACCGCCAAGGCCATCGTCGAGCGTCAGTTCGTCGAAGTGATCATCGCCCCGAAAATCAGCGCCGCCGCCCGTGAAGTGGTGGCCGCCAAGGCTAACGTGCGCCTGCTCGAATGCGGCGAATGGCCGGCCGAGCGCGCTGCTGGTTGGGACTTCAAGCGCGTCAATGGTGGTCTGCTGGTGCAGAGCCGCGACATCGGCATGATCGCAGCCTCCGACCTGAAGATCGTCACCCAGCGCGCGCCGAGCGAGCAGGAAATCCACGACCTGATCTTCGCCTGGAAAGTGGCCAAGTTCGTCAAATCCAACGCCATCGTCTACGCCAAGAACCGTCAGACCGTGGGCGTCGGCGCCGGCCAGATGAGCCGCGTCAACTCCGCGCGCATCGCCGCGATCAAGGCCGAGCATGCCGGCCTGCCGGTGCAGGGCGCGGTGATGGCGTCGGACGCCTTCTTCCCGTTCCGCGACGGCATCGACAACGCGGCCAAGGCCGGTATCTCCGCGGTGATCCAGCCAGGTGGCTCGATGCGCGACAACGAAGTGATCGCCGCCGCCGATGAGGCCGGCATTGCCATGGTCTTCACTGGCATGCGCCACTTCCGCCATTGATGATCGTGCCCACGCTCCGCGTGGGCACGCAGCCCGGGACGCTCTGCGTCCCTCGGACG contains the following coding sequences:
- the fis gene encoding DNA-binding transcriptional regulator Fis, producing the protein MTLMTETLVSGIAPVSDNTSLKQHLNTPSEEGQTLRGAVEKALHNYFAHLEGADVTDVYNLVLTEVEAPLLETVMNHVKGNQTKASELLGLNRGTLRKKLKQYDLL
- the purH gene encoding bifunctional phosphoribosylaminoimidazolecarboxamide formyltransferase/IMP cyclohydrolase; translated protein: MTDQTTLLPVRRALISVSDKTGVLDFARELAALGVEILSTGGTYKLLKDNGVAAVEVADYTGFPEMMDGRVKTLHPKIHGGILGRRALDGAVMEQHGIKPIDLVAVNLYPFEATVAKPDCDLADAIENIDIGGPTMVRSAAKNHKDVAIVVNTGDYAGIVASLKAGGLSYAQRFDLALKAFEHTAAYDGMIANYLGTIDQARDTLSTEGRGAFPRTFNSQFVKAQEMRYGENPHQSAAFYVEAKKGEASVSTAVQLQGKELSFNNVADTDAALECVKSFVKPACVIVKHANPCGVAVVPEDEGGIRKAYDLAYATDTESAFGGIIAFNRELDGETAKAIVERQFVEVIIAPKISAAAREVVAAKANVRLLECGEWPAERAAGWDFKRVNGGLLVQSRDIGMIAASDLKIVTQRAPSEQEIHDLIFAWKVAKFVKSNAIVYAKNRQTVGVGAGQMSRVNSARIAAIKAEHAGLPVQGAVMASDAFFPFRDGIDNAAKAGISAVIQPGGSMRDNEVIAAADEAGIAMVFTGMRHFRH